TTTGGGCTAGGAAATGTTCTTTTCCAACCTGGAGGTTCGGTATGCCAATATACGCCTTGGAAGGCGGCCCCTGCGCCGGCAAAACAACGATCACTAACGCTATTATCGAAGAGTGGCCCGACGTCATTGTCGTGCCGGAAGCAGCCACCATTATCCTGGAAAACGGCTATCCCAAAGTTGGCCGCGACATGGAGTTCACCCCTGAATGGTTGCACTTCCTGCAAAAGATTGTCGTTCCCATGCAAACCAACATGGAAGATGTCTGGAGGCTAAAGCTTGATGGAGGTTCAGCCAGACTGCTTCTCTGCGACCGCGGCGTCCTCTCGGGTGCTGCATATGTGCCAGGAGGCGTAGCCCAATATGAAGAGCTGACAGGCCTCGTACCTGCAGAGGCTCATAAGCGCTATGACGGCGTTATCCACCTTGAATCGGTGGCCACCGCCAACCCAGCCCTTTGGGACTCTCTCAAAGCGAGCAACCCCGCCCGCTACGAAACGCTGGACCAAGCAATTGAGCGCGAGATGGCGTTGCGCGAAGTCTATAAGGGACACCCCAATTGGATCTTCATCAGCGGCAAGGACGGCATTGAGTCCGTTAAGAGCCAGGTCCACAACCTACTTAGCCAGATCCTCGACGTTAAAGTTGAGCGGAAATGGCGGCTTAAGGACCTCTCAGCACTCCCAAATCTGGAAACTGGCCGCAACGTAAGAGTTGAACAAGGCTACATAACGGATATGGAAGGGGCGGAACTGCGCATCAGGCGCATGGGGTTCCGATGCCTCATGGCGGTAAAGGGCGTGCCTGGCATGACCCGCAGCCGCTGGGAGCGCACCATGCCAGAAACCGTATTCAACACGCTCTGGCCGGAAACGGAAGGGCGAAGGATACTGAAGCAGCGTCACTTTGTTCCCAGCGGGAAGTACGTGGCCGAGGTGGATGTCTTTGACCCTGCACTGTTTGGCGACCTTGTTGTTGCCGAATTCCAGTTCAAGGACGAGATGGAAGCTGGGCGCTTTGAGCTCCCCCAATGGATGGTTGACGCGGGTGCTGAGGAAGTGACGTGCAACCCGGAATTCAGCAACCGGGCCCTGGCCCGTTAAACGGAAAACATATGGCAAAGGAAATCGAGCGAAAATTCATCCTTCCGGCATTGCCGGCAATTACCTTCGAGAACGGCGTCTCCATGATTCAAGGCTACGTCCCTATCCCAAATGGCCAGCTGGCCATGCGGGTCCGTGACGAAGGTGGCAAGAAGGTCCTGACCTTTAAAAGTTCCGGTACGTCAGTCCGGTACGAAGCCAACATCAACATGGACGAGCACCCGGAAATCTTCGACCTGCTCGTCGAAAGCACCAACGGCGCGGTGCGCAAGTTCCGCTATGCCATCCCCGATGGCGACGGTCACTGCGAACTGGACGTCTACTCGGGCGACCATCCCACACTCGAGGGTAAGATTTCCGTCGAGCGGGAGTTCCCGTCAGAGGAAGCGTCTGCGGCGTGGACACCACCCCAATGGATGGTGGATGCAGGCGCCATAGAGGTAACGGGCGACGAACACTACCTGAACAGCAACCTGCTCACGAATGGATGGCCTGCCAACTAACCTCGGCACAGCTCAACTTCAAAACCGGCCCCATGGCCGGTTTTTTCTTAATAATAAAACCCCCGAGCGGTTGCTCGGGGGCCTTTGGGATCCTTAAGGGATGCTGTTGAACGCCTCTTGGATGAAGCGGCCATACTCCTGCCTCGCCTTATGTGCTGTCTCGGTGACCCTGGACCAGAAGGGCTGAAGGCTTCTCCAGATCTCTTCCAGTTCATCTTCGCAGTTGGAAAGCTGCGAAAGTGTTGACCAGCTCATGAAGTCGAACGGGAGGTCGAGGACCAGATCCAGGATAAGGTCCGGGAAGTCGTCAATCCCCTCGCTCATACCACGCAGGCCGGTTTCGGTCTGGTCGTATTTCTTGAGCGCGAGGTCAAACTCCCGCAGCGCTTCCTCGGCCTCGCTAATCGAGTACTGGGCTTCGCTGTTAGCGGAGCTCGACAGGATCGAAGCGACGTTGTTAGTCGACACGAGGTCGTAGGTTTCCATGGACTGCGCGCTACTGATGTCGTTCATAGCCTCTTCGAGCGCCTCACGGCACCGAATGGCCGCCTCCTCAAGGAGGCCTGTAGCAACCATGTGGTCTCGCGCCACCCTAAACCCAGGATTGGATTGGTGGAGCTCAGTGACAATGTCAATGTCGATCTCGTTCCGGAGACCGGCGATCTTCTCGCGCAGCGTCTCTGCGCTTTCCTGCAGGCCATCCGTTGTCCGGATAAGGTCGCGGCGACGAAGGACGAGGTCCCTGTCACCCCAGAACCAACCCCAGAGGTAGCGCTCGCGGAATCCCATCTGTTCCCAGAGGGTTTCTGCGAACTCCGCGTTCTCTTTGATCGTCTGGTCCAACGCATCTGCCTTTTTCAAAAGCTCGAGAAGGTCTGCTTTCCTGTTTTTAAGTTCGACTGAAATTCCTAACACTCATCCTCCAGTACTATCGTGAGTGGCTGATTTATATCATATTTTCCCTCAATTGTCAATGAGATTGACCTGATAAAGACCATTTTTGACCTGCTTTCGCTTCTTTTCTGTACAATGACGATTAAGAGAACACGACATGCTGCAAGAAAGACCTACATACCCTGAACCGGCGCCCCCTCAAAACGAGAGGCCTCTTTTCGAGGAAACAAACACCCCTTCTTTTGAGCGGGAAACTGAACCGCTTTCTGACAGGGTCAAGGTTGCCCGCCTAAACCGCACTATCGTAACGGTTAAGGTTGGCAATACTGGGTTGGGAGTTCTTGCAAGAAAAAATGAAGATGGATCACAAAAATGGACTTCGGATTTTATTCCCGAAGGAGACTGGGGCAACCGGGAAGACAGGGAGTTCAGGAATGTTCTCATCTTCTCCTACGCTTTCAACACTTTCCTTAATTGGGTTGAGAATTTTGACGATTGGGAAGACTGGGACCTCCAACGCCCCGACACACTCCTTGGCAATGCCACCAATCAAAAAATGCACGATTTCTTAGTGCGCATTTTCGGAAGCAATGTCTCACCCACTGAGGATGAACACGGCAGGGGCACGGTTTCCATTATTGACCTGGAAACGCTCCTCGCCGATGACGAAGCGAGAGGCAGGCTTAATGCCCTTGCTGAACGATGCAAGAGTAAAGACCTACAGGTTGAAAAGTAGGTTCTGTAACTAGAGCCTACCGCGACCGAGCATACCTCTCCACGGGGGCAAACTGGTCAGTAAGAATTGGCAACTCTCCGTC
Above is a genomic segment from Verrucomicrobiia bacterium containing:
- a CDS encoding CYTH domain-containing protein translates to MAKEIERKFILPALPAITFENGVSMIQGYVPIPNGQLAMRVRDEGGKKVLTFKSSGTSVRYEANINMDEHPEIFDLLVESTNGAVRKFRYAIPDGDGHCELDVYSGDHPTLEGKISVEREFPSEEASAAWTPPQWMVDAGAIEVTGDEHYLNSNLLTNGWPAN
- a CDS encoding AAA family ATPase, whose product is MPIYALEGGPCAGKTTITNAIIEEWPDVIVVPEAATIILENGYPKVGRDMEFTPEWLHFLQKIVVPMQTNMEDVWRLKLDGGSARLLLCDRGVLSGAAYVPGGVAQYEELTGLVPAEAHKRYDGVIHLESVATANPALWDSLKASNPARYETLDQAIEREMALREVYKGHPNWIFISGKDGIESVKSQVHNLLSQILDVKVERKWRLKDLSALPNLETGRNVRVEQGYITDMEGAELRIRRMGFRCLMAVKGVPGMTRSRWERTMPETVFNTLWPETEGRRILKQRHFVPSGKYVAEVDVFDPALFGDLVVAEFQFKDEMEAGRFELPQWMVDAGAEEVTCNPEFSNRALAR